In the Fundulus heteroclitus isolate FHET01 unplaced genomic scaffold, MU-UCD_Fhet_4.1 scaffold_51, whole genome shotgun sequence genome, one interval contains:
- the gm2a gene encoding ganglioside GM2 activator, giving the protein QSVQAAVVNTEVLPHSNLSGRGAARFNGSEQWRVAVTVNRMAGSPKVTVAVTVVLAAVIIQANCSSFGLRRVRNAKVLGFDWKNCGQPEAPAVLKTLTLSPDPINIPGSLSAAASGSTVVELAAPLSLNVTLEKKVAGFWVKVPCLEELGSCHYKDACDILNQLIPPGQDCPEPLHTYGLPCRCPFKAGSYSLPQSEFYLPYMDLPYWLTNGDYRVQGDLGGGGKELGCLKLSLSIHSD; this is encoded by the exons CAGTCTGTTCAGGCAGCGGTTGTAAACACGGAAGTGCTGCCCCATTCCAATCTTTCTGGCCGTGGAGCAGCTCGCTTTAACGGCTCGGAGCAGTGGCGTGTTGCCGTGACGGTGAACAGAATGGCCGGCTCTCCTAAGGTGACTGTGGCCGTGACGGTGGTTCTAGCTGCGGTGATAATTCAGGCGAACTGCAGCTCCTTCGGACTGAGGAGAGTAAGAAACGCAAAG GTTTTGGGTTTTGACTGGAAAAACTGTGGACAGCCTGAAGCTCCGGCTGTGCTAAAGACCCTGACCCTGTCCCCAGATCCCATCAACATCCCGGGATCGCTGTCAGCCGCCGCATCTGGATCCACAGTGGTCGAGCTCGCCGCTCCTCTCTCT CTAAATGTGACCCTGGAGAAGAAGGTGGCGGGTTTCTGGGTGAAGGTCCCCTGCCTGGAAGAACTGGGAAGTTGTCACTATAAGGACGCCTGTGACATCCTGAACCAGCTGATCCCACCGGGACAGGACTGTCCCGAGCCGCTGCACACTTACGGCCTGCCTTGCCGCTGCCCCTTCAAAGCT GGTTCGTACTCACTGCCTCAGTCCGAGTTCTACCTGCCCTACATGGATCTGCCGTACTGGCTCACCAACGGGGATTACAGGGTCCAGGGAGACCTGGGTGGCGGGGGCAAAGAGCTGGGATGCCTCAAACTGTCTCTGTCCATTCACTCCGACTGA